Proteins encoded together in one Telopea speciosissima isolate NSW1024214 ecotype Mountain lineage chromosome 6, Tspe_v1, whole genome shotgun sequence window:
- the LOC122664404 gene encoding rho GTPase-activating protein 5-like isoform X1, with protein sequence MTQLFRSKSCKLGGVMALNSSPPSPSLYLTSGEDEEDEEEEEEEEQFEDEEEEESDGCYTGPISTPLIVTTGGGERNSSKDQNHQFPVLAILVAALRKSLATCSVEREDISSMDIGWPVDVRHVSHVTFDRFNGFLGLPAEFESDVPRRVPSASASVFGVSAESMQCSYDHRGNSVPTILLMMQRRLYLEGGLEMEGIFRITAENSQEEYVRDQLNKGVVPHGIDVHCLAGLIKAWFRELPTGVLDCLSPDQVMHCNTEEDYTQLVKFLPPMEAALLDWAINLMSDVVQHEHQNKMNARNIALVFAPNMTQMADPLTALIHAVQVMNFLKTLILKALRERVESAAEARLSSFCCPDEKDEPPSPKLSRETDGRSLKATVGVCSSDGNVISHNILRSPTDGESDVEHESASWNDTCEL encoded by the exons ATGACTCAACTCTTCAGATCCAAGTCTTGTAAACTTGGAGGGGTGATGGCGTTGAACTCCTCTCCCCCGAGTCCTTCTCTATACCTCACTAGCGGcgaagacgaagaagatgaagaggaagaggaagaagaggagcagttcgaagatgaagaagaagaagaaagtgatggGTGTTATACGGGACCGATATCCACTCCATTGATCGTCACGACGGGAGGGGGAGAGCGGAATAGTAGCAAAGATCAGAATCACCAGTTCCCAGTTCTGGCCATTTTGGTTGCGGCGCTGAGGAAGTCCTTGGCCACCTGTAGTGTGGAGAGGGAGGATATTAGTTCCATGGATATCGGCTGGCCGGTTGATGTCCGCCATGTCTCCCACGTTACTTTTGATCGATTCAATGGTTTTCTTGGTTTGCCCGCTGAGTTCGAGTCCGATGTTCCAAGGAGAGTCCCCAGTGCCAG TGCAAGTGTATTTGGAGTCTCTGCCGAGTCTATGCAATGCTCTTATGATCACAGGGGAAACAGTGTACCGACAATTCTTCTCATGATGCAAAGGCGCTTGTATTTGGAAGGAGGCCTTGAA ATGGAAGGAATATTCCGAATCACTGCTGAGAATAGCCAAGAGGAGTATGTCCGCGACCAGCTAAACAAGGGTGTAGTACCACATGGAATTGATGTGCATTGTTTGGCAGGTTTGATAAAG GCATGGTTTAGAGAACTCCCTACAGGGGTACTCGACTGTCTTTCGCCAGATCAGGTAATGCACTGCAACACTGAAGAGGATTACACCCAACTTGTAAAATTTCTGCCACCCATGGAAGCTGCTTTGCTCGACTGGGCCATCAATCTCATGTCAGATGTTGTGCAACATGAACATCAGAACAAGATGAATGCTCGCAACATTGCTCTGGTTTTTGCACCTAACATGACACAg ATGGCAGATCCATTAACTGCACTGATCCATGCAGTTCAAGTAATGAACTTTCTCAAGACACTGATCTTGAAAGCCCTCCGTGAGAGAGTAGAATCAGCTGCTGAGGCTAGATTATCATCTTTTTGCTGTCCGGACGAGAAGGATGAACCCCCTTCACCAAAGTTGAGCAGGGAAACTGATGGCAGATCCTTGAAGGCAACAGTTGGTGTTTGTAGTAGTGATGGAAATGTTATCTCGCATAACATTCTCAGAAGCCCTACCGATGGTGAATCTGATGTTGAACATGAGTCTGCTTCCTGGAATGACACGTGTGAATTATGA
- the LOC122664404 gene encoding rho GTPase-activating protein 5-like isoform X2 translates to MTQLFRSKSCKLGGVMALNSSPPSPSLYLTSGEDEEDEEEEEEEEQFEDEEEEESDGCYTGPISTPLIVTTGGGERNSSKDQNHQFPVLAILVAALRKSLATCSVEREDISSMDIGWPVDVRHVSHVTFDRFNGFLGLPAEFESDVPRRVPSASASVFGVSAESMQCSYDHRGNSVPTILLMMQRRLYLEGGLEVEGIFRITAENSQEEYVRDQLNKGVVPHGIDVHCLAGLIKAWFRELPTGVLDCLSPDQVMHCNTEEDYTQLVKFLPPMEAALLDWAINLMSDVVQHEHQNKMNARNIALVFAPNMTQMADPLTALIHAVQVMNFLKTLILKALRERVESAAEARLSSFCCPDEKDEPPSPKLSRETDGRSLKATVGVCSSDGNVISHNILRSPTDGESDVEHESASWNDTCEL, encoded by the exons ATGACTCAACTCTTCAGATCCAAGTCTTGTAAACTTGGAGGGGTGATGGCGTTGAACTCCTCTCCCCCGAGTCCTTCTCTATACCTCACTAGCGGcgaagacgaagaagatgaagaggaagaggaagaagaggagcagttcgaagatgaagaagaagaagaaagtgatggGTGTTATACGGGACCGATATCCACTCCATTGATCGTCACGACGGGAGGGGGAGAGCGGAATAGTAGCAAAGATCAGAATCACCAGTTCCCAGTTCTGGCCATTTTGGTTGCGGCGCTGAGGAAGTCCTTGGCCACCTGTAGTGTGGAGAGGGAGGATATTAGTTCCATGGATATCGGCTGGCCGGTTGATGTCCGCCATGTCTCCCACGTTACTTTTGATCGATTCAATGGTTTTCTTGGTTTGCCCGCTGAGTTCGAGTCCGATGTTCCAAGGAGAGTCCCCAGTGCCAG TGCAAGTGTATTTGGAGTCTCTGCCGAGTCTATGCAATGCTCTTATGATCACAGGGGAAACAGTGTACCGACAATTCTTCTCATGATGCAAAGGCGCTTGTATTTGGAAGGAGGCCTTGAAGTa GAAGGAATATTCCGAATCACTGCTGAGAATAGCCAAGAGGAGTATGTCCGCGACCAGCTAAACAAGGGTGTAGTACCACATGGAATTGATGTGCATTGTTTGGCAGGTTTGATAAAG GCATGGTTTAGAGAACTCCCTACAGGGGTACTCGACTGTCTTTCGCCAGATCAGGTAATGCACTGCAACACTGAAGAGGATTACACCCAACTTGTAAAATTTCTGCCACCCATGGAAGCTGCTTTGCTCGACTGGGCCATCAATCTCATGTCAGATGTTGTGCAACATGAACATCAGAACAAGATGAATGCTCGCAACATTGCTCTGGTTTTTGCACCTAACATGACACAg ATGGCAGATCCATTAACTGCACTGATCCATGCAGTTCAAGTAATGAACTTTCTCAAGACACTGATCTTGAAAGCCCTCCGTGAGAGAGTAGAATCAGCTGCTGAGGCTAGATTATCATCTTTTTGCTGTCCGGACGAGAAGGATGAACCCCCTTCACCAAAGTTGAGCAGGGAAACTGATGGCAGATCCTTGAAGGCAACAGTTGGTGTTTGTAGTAGTGATGGAAATGTTATCTCGCATAACATTCTCAGAAGCCCTACCGATGGTGAATCTGATGTTGAACATGAGTCTGCTTCCTGGAATGACACGTGTGAATTATGA
- the LOC122664402 gene encoding CDPK-related kinase 3-like, with product MGQCYGKNISVVEDDTIVRDGDRPQTPSTSTAGNGFFGLRSVRNTPARSSSNSPWRSPWRSPHPHGSGTSPLPPGVSASPARSTPRRFFRRPFPPPSPAKHIKASLAKRLGPPKLKEGPIPEDGAEVERPLDKNFGYSKNFTAKYELGKEVGRGHFGHTCSAKGKKGELKGQLVAVKIISKAKMTTAISIEDVRREVKILKALSGHPNLVKFYDACEDANNVYIVMELCEGGELLDRILSRGGRYTEEDAKVIVVQILSVVAYCHLQGVVHRDLKPENFLFTTRDEDAPMKLIDFGLSDFIRPDERLNDIVGSAYYVAPEVLHRSYCMEADIWSIGVITFILLCGSRPFWARTESGIFRAVLRADPNFDDSPWPSVSPEAKDFVKRLLNKDHRKRMTAAQALTHPWLRGKTCSVPLDTLIYKLVKSYLRATPFKRAALKALSKALTEDELVYLKAQYRLLEPHKDGRVSLENFKMALMRNATDAMKESRVPDILNTMEQLSYGKMDFEEFCAAAISTYQLEALEKWEQIASEAFEYFEQEGNRVVSVEELAREMNLGPTAHSILNDWIRSSDGKLSFLGYTKFLHGVTIRSSNTRHQ from the exons ATGGGGCAGTGCTACGGCAAGAACATTTCCGTCGTTGAAGACGACACCATCGTCCGCGACGGCGATCGTCCTCAGACGCCGTCCACTTCAACTGCCGGTAATGGCTTTTTCGGTTTGCGCTCAGTGAGGAACACTCCAGCTCGCTCCTCCTCCAACAGCCCTTGGCGCAGCCCTTGGCGCAGCCCTCACCCTCACGGTTCTGGTACTAGTCCTCTCCCACCCGGTGTCTCTGCGTCGCCGGCGAGGTCCACTCCCCGCCGATTCTTCCGCCGCCCTTTCCCTCCTCCGTCGCCGGCGAAGCACATCAAGGCCTCCCTAGCCAAACGTCTTGGACCCCCAAAGCTCAAAGAAGGTCCGATCCCTGAGGATGGCGCGGAGGTTGAGCGCCCGCTTGATAAGAACTTTGGATATTCTAAGAATTTCACTGCCAAATATGAATTGGGAAAGGAGGTTGGCCGCGGACATTTCGGTCATACTTGCTCCGCCAAAGGCAAGAAAGGAGAGCTTAAAGGCCAACTTGTTGCCGTCAAGATCATATCCAAAGCTAAG ATGACAACCGCAATATCAATTGAAGATGTTCGTAGAGAAGTCAAAATTTTAAAAGCTTTATCTGGGCACCCGAATTTGGTAAAATTTTACGATGCGTGCGAGGATGCCAATAATGTCTACATTGTCATGGA ATTGTGTGAAGGTGGAGAACTGCTGGACAGAATTCTATCCAG AGGTGGAAGATACACAGAGGAAGACGCAAAAGTTATTGTTGTCCAAATTTTAAGTGTAGTTGCCTACTGTCATCTTCAAGGTGTTGTACACCGTGATTTGAAACCAGAG AATTTTCTTTTTACAACTAGAGATGAAGATGCTCCAATGAAGCTTATTGATTTTGGTCTTTCCGACTTTATCAGACCAG ATGAAAGACTCAATGATATTGTTGGCAGTGCATATTATGTTGCACCTGAAGTCCTCCACAGATCATACTGTATGGAAGCAGATATTTGGAGTATTGGTGTCATAACATTTATCTTGTTATGTGGAAGTAGACCTTTCTGGGCACGTACAGAGTCGGGGATTTTCCGTGCTGTTTTAAGAGCTGATCCGAACTTTGATGATTCACCTTGGCCTTCGGTATCGCCAGAAGCCAAAGATTTTGTTAAAAGGCTTTTGAACAAGGACCACAGGAAAAGAATGACAGCAGCACAAGCTCTGA CTCACCCGTGGCTGCGAGGTAAAACCTGTTCTGTGCCTCTAGATACATTGATCTATAAGTTAGTCAAGTCATACCTTCGAGCCACTCCTTTCAAACGGGCAGCATTAAAG GCTCTGTCAAAAGCGCTAACTGAGGATGAACTCGTGTACCTTAAGGCTCAGTATAGGCTGTTGGAACCACATAAAGATGGGCGTGTTTCTCTTGAGAACTTCAAAATG GCTCTCATGCGAAATGCAACTGATGCCATGAAGGAGTCAAGAGTTCCTGACATTTTAAACACT ATGGAACAACTTTCTTATGGAAAAATGGACTTTGAAGAGTTCTGCGCTGCAGCAATCAGCACATACCAACTGGAGGCTCTTGAAAAGTGGGAGCAGATTGCGAGCGAGGCTTTTGAATATTTTGAACAGGAAGGGAATAGAGTTGTATCAGTGGAGGAATTAGCACGG GAAATGAATCTTGGCCCCACTGCTCACTCAATCCTTAACGACTGGATCAGAAGCTCAGATGGCAAGCTCAGCTTTCTTGGGTACACCAAATTTTTGCATGGTGTGACAATACGAAGCTCAAATACAAGACATCAGTAA